Proteins encoded within one genomic window of Panicum virgatum strain AP13 chromosome 1N, P.virgatum_v5, whole genome shotgun sequence:
- the LOC120655541 gene encoding putative SNAP25 homologous protein SNAP30, with the protein MAASAIPRLGPWFYRFPCSVYSLSRSTRLHQRGYIIFACSHCYIASALRPSGTANSFLFLVRSSSWPIPTSGSRDLADFVQGRQFPRKLTAFPSVSMSGKRSFFASKKKATNPFDSDSDDGDKKQQRPAQASSVPPPAEQRVSLFGAGAGGQERGGLLSSLEAPRNSHYRNDFRDAGGLESQSVQELEGYATYKAEETTRRAQGCVTIAEEMRDTASKTLVTVHQQGQQIHRTHMMAVDIDQDLSRSEKLLGDLGGLFSKKWKPKKNGTIKGPMLSRDDSFIRRGSHLEQRQKLGLVGQPRSDVREFHSEPTSALEKVEMEKAKQDEALSDLSDILTELKGMAVDMGSEIERQTKAMGDAEKDYDELNFRVKGANTRARHLLGR; encoded by the exons ATGGCTGCGTCCGCGATCCCGCGACTGGGTCCTTGGTTTTACCGCTTTCCTTGCTCCGTTTATTCCCTCTCCCGTTCTACTCGCTTGCATCAACGTGGATATATTATCTTCGCGTGCTCCCATTGTTATATTGCCTCCGCCCTCCGCCCCTCCGGCACCGCGaactccttcctcttcctggtGCGCTCCAGTTCTTGGCCGATCCCCACCAGCGGATCCCGCGATCTTGCTGACTTCGTCCAG GGACGGCAGTTTCCGCGAAAATTGACTGCCTTCCCGTCAGTCAGCATGAGCGGGAAGCGATCCTTCTTCGCATCCAAGAAGAAGGCCACCAATCCTTTCGATTCCGACTCCGACGACGGCGATAAGAAGCAGCAGCGGCCGGCGCAGGCCTCCTCCGTGCCGCCCCCGGCCGAACAGCGTGTCTCCCtcttcggcgccggcgccggcggccaagaAAGGGGCGGGCTCTTATCCTCCTTGGAGGCGCCGAGGAACAGCCACTACCGAAACGACTTCCGCGACGCTGGCGGCCTGGAGAGCCAGTCAGTTCAGGAGCTGGAGGGGTACGCGACGTACAAGGCCGAGGAGACCACGCGCCGGGCTCAGGGATGCGTCACAATAGCCGAGGAGATGAGGGATACCGCGTCCAAGACCCTCGTCACCGTCCACCAGCAGGGGCAGCAGATCCACCGCACGCACATGATGGCCGTCGACATCGACCAGGACCTTTCCAGG AGTGAGAAGCTATTGGGTGATCTTGGGGGCCTATTTTCCAAGAAGTGGAAGCCAAAGAAAAATGGCACAATCAAGGGTCCTATGCTAAGTAGAG ATGATTCCTTCATAAGAAGGGGCAGCCATTTGGAGCAAAGGCAGAAATTAGGGCTGGTCGGTCAGCCTCGATCGGATGTGCGTGAATTTCATTCTGAACCAACATCAGCACTTGAGAAAGTTGAG ATGGAGAAAGCAAAGCAGGATGAGGCTCTGTCTGATCTAAGCGACATACTGACCGAGCTGAAAGGGATGGCCGTTGACATGGGCTCTGAAATTGAGAG gcaaacaaaggcaatggGAGATGCAGAAAAGGATTACGACGAGCTGAACTTCCGGGTTAAGGGAGCAAACACTCGAGCTCGCCATCTACTTGGCAGATAA